In the Bacteroidota bacterium genome, AATTACATCTGTTCAGGCCGTTTACGTTCCTGCGGATGACTTAACTGACCCTGCTCCTGCAACAACATTCTCCCACTTAGATGCAACAACGGTATTAAACCGTAAAATTTCTGAGTTAGGTATTTATCCTGCGGTTGACCCTCTGGATTCAACTTCACGTATCCTTTCTGCTGATATTGTTGGTGCTGAACACTATAATTGTGCGCAACGTGTGAAACTTACTTTACAACGTTACAAAGAATTACAGGATATTATCGCCATCCTTGGTATGGAAGAGTTAAGTGAAGAAGATAAACTTGTTGTAAGCCGCGCTCGTCGCGTTCAACGTTTCCTTTCTCAGCCATTCCACGTTGCTGAACAGTTTACAGGTTTAAAAGGTGTATTGGTTCCAATCGAAGAAACAATCCGTGGTTTTAACATGATTATGGATGGTGAAGTAGATGAATATCCGGAAGCAGCATTTAACCTTGTAGGAACAATTGATGATGCAATTGAAAAAGGTAAACGATTAATTGCCGAAGCAAAAAATTAAGAATTAAATAAATAATCAAGCTAAATAAACATGCAACTCGAAATACTTTCACCGGAAAAGAAAATCTACAGCGGCGAAGCTGTTGGCGTTCAAATGCCGGGTGTTACAGGCTCATTCGAAGTATTAAATAATCACGCTCCTATGATTGCTGCACTTGCTACAGGCAAAATGCGCGTTA is a window encoding:
- the atpC gene encoding ATP synthase F1 subunit epsilon, which produces MQLEILSPEKKIYSGEAVGVQMPGVTGSFEVLNNHAPMIAALATGKMRVNTGKENVIYNIKGGFVEVLNNNVSVLVEGVEKA